From Stigmatella erecta, one genomic window encodes:
- a CDS encoding linear amide C-N hydrolase, with amino-acid sequence MCTDFLIQSGDGAWVNGRSMEFGADLRTKIYVQAPKQPAVLRGLEGEAFETTPDHGYVGTSSFDLPVVTDGLNTAGLSTGALWLPGTEYQPISLSHRNVFCAFFVNWMLSHCATTDDVRHALESGSVHVVGGQWVAKAGPLHFPVHDAKGNSIVIEFLEGKPVISNNPVGVLTNRPVFPWQLENLRNYVNLTPWDKESVTLGSQSFAPTGHGTGLDGLPGHATPPARFVRAAYLKQFALQPKTAAETAALAFHLLNSVDIPLGTVRAKTQPTLTNPEGVEYDYTQWAVVKDLTNRLLNIRVYGSPLAWSIDLKTLDFTALSGKQLPIPTGQVALPLPVL; translated from the coding sequence ATGTGCACGGACTTTCTGATTCAGTCGGGAGACGGCGCCTGGGTGAATGGGCGCAGCATGGAATTCGGAGCGGACCTGCGCACGAAAATCTATGTGCAAGCCCCCAAGCAGCCAGCCGTGCTGAGAGGTCTGGAAGGCGAAGCGTTCGAGACCACGCCTGACCATGGCTACGTGGGCACGTCCTCCTTCGACTTGCCGGTGGTGACCGATGGCTTGAACACCGCGGGCCTTTCCACGGGAGCGCTGTGGCTGCCGGGCACCGAGTACCAGCCGATCAGCCTGTCTCACAGGAATGTCTTCTGCGCCTTCTTCGTGAACTGGATGCTGAGCCACTGCGCCACGACGGACGACGTCCGCCACGCGCTGGAGAGCGGCTCGGTGCACGTGGTGGGCGGCCAGTGGGTGGCCAAGGCGGGACCGCTGCACTTCCCCGTCCACGACGCGAAGGGCAACAGCATCGTCATCGAGTTCCTGGAGGGCAAACCGGTCATCAGCAACAACCCGGTGGGCGTGCTGACCAACCGGCCGGTGTTTCCCTGGCAGTTGGAGAACCTGCGCAACTACGTGAACCTCACCCCCTGGGACAAGGAGAGCGTCACGCTGGGCAGCCAATCCTTCGCACCCACGGGGCACGGCACGGGATTGGATGGACTGCCGGGCCATGCCACGCCGCCCGCCCGCTTTGTCCGGGCCGCGTACCTGAAACAATTCGCCCTCCAGCCCAAGACGGCGGCGGAGACGGCGGCGCTGGCCTTCCACCTGCTCAACAGCGTGGACATCCCGCTGGGCACCGTGCGCGCGAAGACCCAGCCGACGCTCACGAACCCCGAGGGCGTGGAGTATGACTATACGCAGTGGGCGGTGGTGAAGGACCTCACGAACCGGCTGCTCAACATCCGCGTCTACGGCAGTCCCCTGGCGTGGAGCATCGATCTCAAGACCCTGGACTTCACGGCCCTGAGCGGCAAGCAGTTGCCCATTCCCACGGGCCAGGTGGCCTTGCCGCTGCCGGTCCTATGA
- a CDS encoding acyl-CoA thioesterase, producing MTAPFLAATRVTPLGAGRYRSHFDAPWYQGRGAYGGIVAGQLLRAMEHQVADPTRPVRSFTVHFCAPAVQGEAELEVRLERAGKLITHATARTVNAGGVVAVASATFGIARPGLEYLEARPPPVPPAEDVPVLPEDVPMPDFCRFFEYRFCLGGAPYSGAPEALTGGWIRPKGEPLVLDAALCVGLLDAYPPSVLSRLEGFRPAASVDFTVHFFHALPRSSGAPGELFLRTGASRQAGEGFAEDLQELWSAGGVLLAQCRQLVAVLG from the coding sequence ATGACCGCGCCTTTTCTCGCCGCCACCCGTGTCACCCCCTTGGGGGCGGGCCGCTACCGCAGCCATTTTGATGCGCCCTGGTACCAGGGGCGCGGGGCCTACGGGGGCATCGTCGCGGGCCAGCTGCTGCGCGCCATGGAGCACCAGGTGGCGGACCCCACCCGGCCGGTGCGCTCGTTCACCGTGCACTTCTGCGCCCCCGCCGTGCAGGGCGAGGCGGAGCTGGAGGTGCGCCTGGAGCGCGCCGGCAAGCTCATCACCCACGCCACCGCCCGGACCGTGAACGCCGGGGGCGTGGTGGCCGTGGCGAGCGCCACCTTCGGCATTGCCCGCCCAGGCCTCGAATACCTGGAGGCCCGGCCTCCCCCGGTCCCTCCCGCCGAGGATGTGCCGGTGCTGCCGGAGGACGTGCCCATGCCCGACTTCTGCCGGTTCTTCGAGTACCGCTTCTGCCTGGGCGGTGCCCCGTATTCCGGCGCCCCGGAGGCCCTCACGGGGGGATGGATTCGCCCGAAGGGCGAGCCGCTGGTGCTCGACGCGGCGCTGTGCGTGGGGCTGCTGGACGCCTATCCGCCGTCGGTGCTGTCACGCCTGGAGGGCTTCCGGCCCGCGGCCAGCGTGGACTTCACGGTGCACTTCTTCCACGCCTTGCCCCGGTCCTCCGGGGCGCCTGGGGAGCTGTTCCTGCGCACCGGGGCCTCCCGCCAGGCGGGCGAAGGGTTCGCGGAGGACCTCCAGGAACTCTGGAGCGCCGGCGGGGTGCTGCTGGCCCAGTGCCGGCAGCTCGTGGCGGTGCTCGGCTGA
- a CDS encoding tetratricopeptide repeat protein has protein sequence MAKTPPRGKSPAKKQPPRAAAPKPPKAPVKAPAKAPPVKAPVKARPSPVPAVPVARAPAPPRRISVEVEPPAPPRPAPKALPAGEPVDKGATFPLEIDPKRIEEGLKKLQKEVAHWANKGRYTKVRFKFRGKQLLPDLPLAAVAAAEGLTFYWGGVLRLLIANVVGNSVLQVEFVNDADKRVQAGKEALLSGDVDQALSLFREALVMDRDNAAAHLNVGVALKLKGDREAALVAFEKARENDPDGPTGAEAERLAAPLRPKGVA, from the coding sequence ATGGCGAAGACTCCTCCCCGTGGTAAGTCCCCGGCGAAGAAGCAGCCCCCCCGCGCGGCGGCCCCCAAGCCTCCCAAGGCCCCCGTGAAAGCCCCGGCGAAGGCTCCTCCGGTGAAGGCTCCGGTGAAGGCCCGTCCGTCCCCAGTGCCGGCCGTGCCCGTGGCCCGGGCCCCCGCGCCCCCCCGCCGCATCTCCGTCGAGGTCGAGCCCCCCGCGCCGCCCCGTCCCGCCCCCAAGGCCCTGCCCGCCGGAGAGCCCGTGGACAAGGGGGCCACGTTCCCCCTGGAGATCGACCCCAAGCGCATCGAGGAGGGGCTCAAGAAGCTCCAGAAAGAGGTGGCCCACTGGGCCAACAAGGGCCGCTACACCAAGGTCCGCTTCAAGTTCCGTGGAAAGCAGCTCCTGCCGGACCTGCCGCTCGCCGCCGTGGCCGCCGCCGAGGGGCTCACGTTCTACTGGGGCGGCGTCCTGCGCCTGCTCATCGCCAACGTGGTGGGCAACAGCGTGCTCCAGGTGGAGTTCGTCAACGACGCCGACAAGCGCGTCCAGGCAGGCAAGGAGGCCCTGCTGTCCGGGGATGTGGATCAGGCGCTCTCACTCTTCCGGGAAGCCCTGGTGATGGACCGGGACAATGCCGCCGCGCACCTCAACGTGGGCGTGGCCCTGAAGCTCAAGGGAGACCGGGAAGCCGCGCTCGTGGCCTTCGAAAAGGCCCGCGAAAACGACCCGGATGGGCCCACCGGCGCCGAGGCCGAACGGCTCGCCGCGCCCCTGCGTCCCAAGGGCGTCGCGTAG
- the gyrA gene encoding DNA gyrase subunit A, translating into MADDTTDKPATPPASPPPPPPGSAGELIPVNIEDEMRRSYLDYSMSVIIGRALPDVRDGLKPVHRRVLYAMHDLGNTHNRAYKKSARVVGDVIGKYHPHGDASVYDAMVRLAQEWSLRYLLVDGQGNFGSVDGDSPAAMRYTEVRMDRLAEELLADIDKETVDFGPNYDDSLTEPLVMPTKFPNLLVNGSTGIAVGMTTNIPPHNMGEIIDGTLHLIDHPEATVRDLMQFIPGPDFPTSAIITGREGIVRAYETGRGQMTIRARTEIETSKKGDREAIIVTEIPYQVNKARLIEKIADLVREKKLEGISDIRDESDRQGMRIFIELKRDAIAGVVLNNLFSMTPMETTFGAVMLGIDGGQPRTLNLKELLDRFISHRRDVITRRSRYELRKALARLHIVEGLLVAQDLIDLVVSLIRASKDPDEARWGLMHILSSELYEHERFGNLPRIDYAQAKAQMEMLVSRARAEEPDYFGLEHKYEGQGFSEIQAQNILEMRLQRLTGLQREELFKELLALVRDIARLRDILAHESSLLNVIKTELHDIRARYSDKRRTEITGAVSEITSEDLIAEEDMVVTLSHTGYVKRSPLTEYRAQKRGGRGKTGATTKEDDFVTDLFVASTHAYLMPITTKGKLYSLKVHQIPQASRTSRGKAIVNLVKFEEDEKLAQVLVTRDFPENRFVFFVTKKGVVKRTDLSAFANVRVSGIIALGIEEGDELVAVKITDGSKDILLSTAQGMSIRFPEEEVRSMGRQAYGVKGITLVDGDEVVGADVVEKDATILTVTENGYGKRTQEAEYRVQGRGGKGIIDIKTTERNGKVVGLVQVKDADEVLLVTNGGMLIRMRAREISVIGRNTQGVRLIALENGSEKVTGISKLPESSTDAEEALDGEALGGEALEPAPGVPSEGASEEPAGGSEPEGGPSQEE; encoded by the coding sequence ATGGCCGACGACACCACCGACAAGCCGGCAACGCCCCCCGCTTCCCCGCCTCCGCCGCCCCCGGGCAGCGCCGGAGAGCTCATCCCCGTCAACATCGAAGACGAGATGCGCCGCTCGTATCTCGACTACTCCATGTCCGTCATCATCGGGCGCGCCCTGCCCGATGTGCGCGACGGCCTGAAGCCCGTGCACCGCCGCGTCCTCTACGCGATGCACGACCTGGGCAACACCCACAACCGCGCCTACAAGAAGAGCGCGCGCGTGGTGGGCGATGTGATCGGCAAGTACCACCCCCACGGCGATGCCTCCGTGTACGACGCCATGGTGCGCCTGGCCCAGGAATGGAGCCTGCGCTACCTGCTGGTGGACGGCCAGGGCAACTTCGGCAGCGTGGACGGCGACTCGCCCGCGGCCATGCGCTACACCGAGGTGCGCATGGACCGCCTGGCCGAGGAGCTGCTGGCGGACATCGACAAGGAGACCGTGGACTTCGGGCCCAACTACGACGACTCGCTCACCGAGCCGCTCGTGATGCCCACGAAGTTCCCCAACCTGCTGGTCAACGGCTCCACCGGCATCGCGGTGGGCATGACGACCAACATCCCGCCCCACAACATGGGCGAGATCATCGATGGGACGCTGCACCTCATCGACCACCCGGAGGCCACCGTCCGGGACCTGATGCAGTTCATCCCCGGGCCGGACTTCCCCACCTCGGCCATCATCACCGGCCGCGAGGGCATCGTCCGCGCCTACGAGACGGGCCGCGGGCAGATGACCATCCGGGCCCGCACGGAGATCGAAACCAGCAAGAAGGGAGACCGTGAGGCCATCATCGTCACGGAGATTCCCTACCAGGTGAACAAGGCGCGGCTCATCGAGAAGATCGCCGACCTGGTGCGCGAGAAGAAGCTGGAGGGCATCAGCGACATCCGCGACGAGAGCGACCGGCAGGGCATGCGCATCTTCATCGAGCTCAAGCGCGATGCCATTGCCGGCGTGGTGCTCAACAACCTGTTCTCGATGACGCCGATGGAGACCACCTTCGGCGCGGTGATGCTGGGCATCGACGGCGGGCAGCCCCGCACGCTCAACCTCAAGGAGCTGCTGGACCGGTTCATCTCCCACCGCCGCGACGTCATCACCCGCCGCAGCCGCTACGAGCTGCGCAAGGCGCTCGCGCGCCTGCACATCGTCGAGGGCTTGCTCGTCGCGCAGGACCTCATCGACCTGGTGGTGAGCCTCATCCGCGCCTCGAAGGACCCGGACGAGGCGCGCTGGGGCCTCATGCACATCCTGTCCTCGGAGCTCTACGAGCACGAGCGCTTCGGCAACCTGCCGCGCATCGACTACGCCCAGGCCAAGGCGCAGATGGAGATGCTCGTCAGCCGCGCGCGCGCCGAGGAGCCCGACTACTTCGGCCTGGAGCACAAGTACGAGGGCCAGGGCTTCAGCGAGATCCAGGCGCAGAACATCCTCGAGATGCGCCTGCAGCGGCTCACCGGCCTGCAGCGCGAGGAGCTCTTCAAGGAACTGCTGGCGCTGGTGCGCGACATCGCCCGGCTGCGGGACATCCTCGCCCACGAGAGCAGCCTGCTGAACGTCATCAAGACGGAGCTGCACGACATCCGCGCCCGCTACAGCGACAAGCGCCGCACGGAGATCACCGGCGCGGTGTCGGAGATCACCAGCGAGGACCTCATCGCCGAGGAGGACATGGTCGTCACCCTGTCCCACACCGGCTACGTGAAGCGCTCGCCGCTCACCGAGTACCGGGCGCAGAAGCGCGGCGGGCGCGGCAAGACGGGGGCGACGACGAAGGAGGACGACTTCGTCACCGACCTGTTCGTGGCCAGCACCCACGCGTACCTCATGCCCATCACCACCAAGGGCAAGCTGTACTCGCTCAAGGTGCACCAGATTCCCCAGGCCAGCCGCACCTCGCGCGGCAAGGCCATCGTCAACCTGGTGAAGTTCGAGGAGGACGAGAAGCTCGCCCAGGTGCTGGTGACGCGGGACTTCCCGGAGAACCGCTTCGTCTTCTTCGTCACCAAGAAGGGCGTGGTGAAGCGCACGGACCTGAGCGCCTTCGCCAACGTGCGCGTCAGCGGCATCATCGCGCTGGGCATCGAGGAGGGGGACGAGCTGGTGGCGGTGAAGATCACCGACGGCAGCAAGGACATCCTCCTGTCCACCGCCCAGGGCATGAGCATCCGCTTCCCCGAGGAGGAGGTGCGCTCCATGGGCCGCCAGGCCTACGGCGTGAAGGGCATCACCCTGGTGGACGGCGACGAGGTGGTGGGCGCCGACGTGGTGGAGAAGGATGCCACCATCCTCACGGTGACGGAGAACGGCTACGGCAAGCGCACCCAGGAGGCCGAGTACCGGGTGCAGGGCCGCGGCGGCAAGGGCATCATCGACATCAAGACCACCGAGCGGAACGGCAAGGTGGTGGGCCTGGTGCAGGTGAAGGACGCGGACGAGGTGCTGCTCGTCACCAATGGCGGCATGCTCATCCGGATGCGGGCCCGGGAAATCTCCGTCATCGGCCGCAACACGCAGGGCGTGCGGCTCATCGCCCTGGAGAACGGCTCCGAGAAGGTGACGGGCATCTCCAAGCTGCCCGAGTCCAGCACCGACGCCGAGGAGGCCCTGGACGGCGAGGCCCTGGGCGGCGAAGCCCTGGAGCCAGCCCCCGGAGTACCGTCCGAGGGGGCGTCCGAGGAGCCCGCCGGCGGCTCTGAGCCCGAGGGGGGGCCGTCCCAGGAGGAGTGA
- a CDS encoding sensor histidine kinase, with translation MGDSAGRGAGTPPPEDDAAKRALEAAEQRLRQVLGSTDGIVIELEADGRCLAVWTRGDELLAAPQDTVVGRTLVDILGPEVGPPMVERVHRVVTTGQFERFEYAMEVAGGRRWFCAEPLSLSPRPSATFFIRDITLQKTLELRLIQADRLASLGTLAASVAHEVSNPLGYISANLNFALSGMAEMRKALTGAQGAPDLAFLALTLEECREALDEAREGTVRLLHVTGDLKMYARGEDSIEGWANVQQAFESSLNMAQGTLLLRARILNRLQPVPLVRGSEARLGQVFLNLLLNAAQAIPEGAPEQHAVEVRLGVEEQWVVAEVRDTGVGIAPEHLKRIFDPFFTTKPVGVGTGLGLSICYSIVKGLGGEISVESTVGKGTCFRVVLPLRDGATPLPEPI, from the coding sequence ATGGGTGACTCCGCTGGCCGGGGGGCTGGCACGCCCCCCCCTGAAGATGACGCAGCCAAGCGCGCGCTGGAGGCCGCGGAGCAGCGGCTGCGCCAGGTGCTGGGCAGCACCGATGGCATCGTCATCGAGCTGGAGGCCGATGGGCGGTGCCTGGCGGTCTGGACCCGCGGCGACGAGCTGCTGGCGGCCCCCCAGGACACCGTGGTGGGCCGGACGCTGGTGGACATCCTCGGCCCCGAGGTGGGGCCGCCCATGGTGGAGCGCGTCCACCGCGTGGTGACCACCGGGCAGTTCGAGCGCTTCGAGTATGCGATGGAGGTGGCGGGGGGGCGCCGGTGGTTCTGTGCCGAGCCCCTGAGCCTCTCGCCGCGCCCCAGCGCGACGTTTTTTATCCGCGACATCACCCTGCAGAAGACCCTGGAACTGCGGCTGATTCAGGCCGACCGGCTGGCGTCGCTGGGGACGCTGGCGGCCAGCGTGGCCCACGAGGTGAGCAATCCGCTGGGCTACATCTCCGCCAACCTCAACTTCGCCCTCAGCGGCATGGCGGAGATGCGCAAGGCGCTGACCGGCGCCCAGGGCGCCCCGGATCTCGCCTTCCTGGCGTTGACCCTGGAGGAGTGCCGCGAGGCGCTGGACGAGGCCCGCGAGGGCACCGTGCGGCTGCTCCACGTCACCGGGGACCTGAAGATGTACGCGCGGGGCGAGGACTCCATCGAGGGGTGGGCCAACGTCCAGCAGGCCTTCGAGAGCTCGCTCAACATGGCCCAGGGGACCCTGCTGCTCCGGGCGCGGATCCTCAACCGGCTCCAGCCGGTGCCCCTGGTGCGCGGCAGCGAGGCCCGCCTGGGCCAGGTGTTCCTCAACCTGCTGCTCAACGCGGCCCAGGCCATCCCCGAGGGGGCGCCCGAGCAGCACGCCGTGGAGGTGCGCCTGGGCGTGGAGGAGCAGTGGGTGGTGGCGGAGGTGCGCGACACCGGGGTGGGCATCGCCCCCGAGCACCTCAAGCGCATCTTTGATCCGTTCTTCACCACCAAGCCCGTGGGCGTGGGCACGGGGCTGGGGCTGTCCATCTGCTACAGCATCGTCAAGGGGCTCGGCGGGGAGATCTCCGTGGAGAGCACCGTGGGCAAGGGCACGTGCTTCCGCGTGGTGTTGCCCCTGCGCGACGGGGCCACGCCGCTGCCCGAGCCCATCTGA
- a CDS encoding ABC transporter ATP-binding protein: MPLLCLDQLTFRYAAGAPPAVDGLCSELEPGETLALTGPSGCGKTAALRLVAGFERPQAGTITLEGRLLSGPGVFLPSPQRRMGMVFQDFVLFPHLSVLENVTFGLEALPRPEQVARARGLLALFGLERFEARKPPMLSGGQRQRVALARALAPQPRVLLLDEPFAQLDAALRAVARSELRRVLQAQGTAVVLATKEPAEALALADRMVVMRAGKVEQAGPPEAVYAAPRSASVAWFLGGTNLVPGSGFGNGARTALGILPLRSEARGPVLLSLRPESLRLVPDTDTVAVGGALRAEVLAREFLGHGVEFTVGCAGMELTVRGPSDSPLRPGDRARLEVVGKAAVLEDAPPLDRPPA, from the coding sequence ATGCCGCTGCTCTGCCTGGACCAGCTCACCTTCCGCTACGCCGCCGGGGCACCTCCCGCGGTGGACGGGCTCTGTTCGGAGCTGGAGCCGGGCGAGACGCTGGCCCTGACGGGCCCCTCGGGCTGCGGCAAGACGGCGGCGCTGCGGCTCGTGGCCGGCTTCGAGCGGCCTCAGGCTGGCACCATCACCCTGGAGGGCCGCCTGCTCTCGGGGCCGGGCGTGTTCCTGCCCTCGCCCCAGCGCCGCATGGGCATGGTCTTCCAGGACTTCGTCCTCTTTCCCCACCTGTCCGTGCTGGAGAACGTCACCTTCGGGCTCGAGGCGCTGCCGCGCCCGGAGCAGGTGGCCCGGGCCCGGGGGCTGCTGGCGCTGTTCGGGCTGGAGCGCTTCGAGGCGCGCAAGCCCCCCATGCTCTCGGGCGGCCAGCGGCAGCGGGTGGCGCTGGCCCGGGCGCTGGCCCCCCAGCCCCGGGTGCTGCTGCTCGATGAGCCCTTCGCCCAGCTGGATGCGGCGCTGCGTGCCGTGGCCCGGAGCGAGCTGCGCCGGGTGCTCCAGGCCCAGGGGACGGCGGTGGTGCTGGCCACGAAGGAGCCGGCGGAGGCGCTGGCCCTGGCGGACCGGATGGTGGTGATGCGGGCCGGGAAGGTGGAGCAGGCCGGGCCGCCCGAGGCCGTCTACGCCGCGCCGCGCAGCGCCTCCGTGGCGTGGTTCCTGGGCGGCACCAACCTGGTGCCGGGCAGTGGCTTCGGCAACGGGGCCCGGACGGCGCTGGGCATTCTCCCGCTGCGCTCCGAGGCCCGGGGGCCCGTGCTGCTGTCCCTGCGCCCCGAGAGCCTGCGGCTCGTGCCGGACACGGACACGGTGGCGGTGGGCGGCGCCCTGCGCGCGGAGGTGCTCGCGCGCGAGTTCCTGGGGCACGGGGTGGAGTTCACGGTGGGGTGCGCGGGCATGGAGCTGACGGTGCGCGGGCCCTCGGACTCGCCGCTGCGTCCCGGAGACCGGGCCCGCCTGGAAGTCGTGGGCAAGGCCGCGGTGCTGGAGGATGCGCCCCCCCTCGACCGCCCGCCCGCCTAG
- a CDS encoding YkvA family protein, translating into MPLWKKLTGVLAVLYFLSPVDVIPDVLPLLGWLDDLGVLSAAAFYMVRQVQQHRPGLEAPGVPKGAY; encoded by the coding sequence GTGCCGCTGTGGAAGAAGCTCACCGGCGTGCTGGCCGTGCTCTACTTCCTGTCCCCGGTGGACGTGATTCCGGACGTGCTGCCGCTGCTGGGCTGGCTGGATGACCTGGGCGTGCTGTCCGCGGCGGCCTTCTACATGGTCCGCCAGGTGCAGCAGCACCGCCCGGGGCTGGAGGCTCCGGGCGTGCCCAAGGGCGCGTACTGA
- a CDS encoding VIT domain-containing protein encodes MNTALPGCGLYTLDGAKVPLQGVEVTGELLGSHARVRVRQRYLNTERRPVEAVYVFPLPSDGTLTGFSLECNGRRLQGVVKEREEAFRAYDDAITAGHGAALLDQERANVFTAQVGNLLPDEETWVEVEFLQAIQVEEGSVRWMLPTLVAPRYIPGAPQGDRTAHGTASPTPRVPDADRITPPMGKVGYGLKLDLKVDLGREVVVESPSHALSLEKEGTRVRVRFARDEVALDRDFVLTVRSPDTSTPLTPLVAHRQGEKPGTFALTVVPDLLGLATGPKRQEVVFVVDTSGSMDGESLPQAQGALRLCLRHLREGDRFNIIAFDTSFQTFAPQPAVFTQKTLEQADRWVAALSASGGTELLQPMLAAVQGVPEGVVVLLTDGQVGNESEILQAVLGARKTARVYSFGIGTNVSDALLRDLARQTGGAVEFIHPGERIDDKVVAQFSRALAPRITGLQAQFEGVEGVELAPAELPPLVDAVPWTLLGRYPTPGQGKVTLRGRAGTEPFVLTVPVDFPAVSDRPAVEKWWAAERIRGWEAAELDSRRAQRMKERIVQLAVEHQLVTRHTSFVVVEERTGERRASGQPETRVVPVHAPAGWAMFGTAHQGQQDGAMAVPPPGAPASLGAGAAPKPLRKPSAVARGGAPRSVPAPAPAPAMASRSRGQREEETTGSFRTLDALEAPEMALHEGSGGFPAPPPPAPEAPAPAPAKKKGFLGSLLGKAEAPALAKEASRAAKSAAAPEPQGPEDATPLLSRQLASGLWDGAGPGTEAERQARATALALLELLRQGITSQHPLHGAQVKKAVEALLQLTPGLGHAPQVVELALGVAWLVAAGPRTRGRIAQAAQPLAELSTRMGDEAALRQHVDALATR; translated from the coding sequence ATGAACACTGCGCTGCCAGGCTGTGGGCTGTACACCCTCGACGGGGCGAAGGTCCCCCTGCAAGGGGTGGAGGTGACGGGCGAGCTGCTCGGAAGCCACGCGCGGGTGCGTGTCCGCCAGCGCTACCTCAACACCGAGCGCCGGCCCGTGGAGGCCGTCTATGTCTTCCCGCTGCCCTCGGACGGGACGCTCACCGGCTTCAGCCTGGAGTGCAACGGCCGCCGCCTCCAAGGCGTGGTGAAGGAGCGCGAGGAGGCCTTCCGCGCCTATGACGACGCCATCACCGCGGGCCACGGCGCGGCGCTGCTCGATCAGGAGCGCGCCAACGTCTTCACCGCGCAGGTGGGCAACCTGCTGCCGGACGAGGAGACGTGGGTGGAGGTGGAGTTCCTCCAGGCCATCCAGGTGGAGGAGGGCAGCGTGCGGTGGATGCTGCCCACGCTGGTGGCGCCGCGCTACATCCCCGGCGCCCCGCAGGGGGACCGCACCGCGCACGGCACGGCCTCGCCCACCCCGCGCGTTCCGGACGCGGACCGCATCACCCCGCCCATGGGCAAAGTGGGCTACGGGCTGAAGCTGGACCTGAAGGTGGACCTGGGCCGGGAGGTGGTGGTGGAGAGCCCCTCCCATGCGCTGAGCCTGGAGAAGGAGGGCACGCGGGTGCGCGTGCGGTTCGCGCGGGACGAGGTGGCGCTGGACCGGGACTTCGTCCTCACCGTGCGCAGCCCGGACACGAGCACCCCGCTCACCCCGCTGGTGGCCCACCGCCAGGGCGAGAAGCCGGGCACCTTCGCCCTGACCGTGGTGCCGGACCTGCTGGGCCTGGCCACGGGGCCCAAGCGCCAGGAGGTGGTGTTCGTGGTGGACACCTCGGGCTCCATGGATGGCGAGAGCCTGCCCCAGGCCCAGGGCGCGCTCCGGCTGTGCCTGCGCCACCTGCGCGAGGGGGACCGCTTCAACATCATCGCCTTCGATACCTCCTTCCAGACCTTCGCCCCGCAGCCGGCCGTCTTCACGCAGAAGACGCTGGAGCAGGCGGACCGGTGGGTGGCCGCGCTAAGCGCCAGCGGGGGCACGGAGCTGCTCCAGCCGATGCTGGCCGCCGTGCAGGGCGTGCCGGAGGGCGTCGTGGTGCTGCTCACGGATGGGCAGGTGGGCAACGAATCGGAGATCCTCCAGGCGGTGCTCGGCGCGCGGAAGACGGCGCGCGTCTACTCGTTTGGCATTGGCACCAACGTGAGCGACGCGCTGCTGCGGGACTTGGCCCGGCAGACGGGCGGCGCGGTGGAGTTCATCCACCCCGGGGAGCGCATCGACGACAAGGTCGTGGCGCAGTTCTCCCGGGCGCTCGCGCCGCGCATCACCGGGCTGCAAGCGCAGTTCGAGGGCGTGGAGGGCGTGGAGCTGGCCCCCGCCGAGCTGCCCCCGCTGGTGGATGCGGTGCCCTGGACGCTGCTGGGCCGCTACCCCACGCCCGGCCAGGGGAAGGTGACGCTCCGGGGCCGCGCGGGCACGGAGCCCTTCGTCCTCACCGTCCCGGTGGACTTTCCCGCCGTCTCGGACCGGCCCGCGGTGGAGAAGTGGTGGGCCGCCGAGCGCATCCGCGGCTGGGAGGCCGCGGAGCTCGACAGCCGCCGCGCCCAGCGGATGAAGGAGCGCATCGTCCAGCTCGCCGTGGAGCACCAGCTCGTCACGCGCCACACCTCCTTCGTGGTGGTGGAGGAGCGCACCGGGGAGCGCCGCGCGTCCGGCCAGCCCGAGACGCGGGTGGTGCCCGTCCATGCGCCCGCGGGCTGGGCCATGTTCGGCACGGCCCATCAGGGCCAGCAGGACGGGGCCATGGCGGTGCCCCCGCCCGGCGCCCCCGCGTCCCTGGGCGCTGGCGCCGCCCCCAAGCCGCTCCGCAAGCCCAGCGCCGTGGCCCGGGGAGGCGCCCCCCGAAGCGTCCCCGCCCCCGCCCCCGCCCCGGCCATGGCGTCGCGCTCGCGCGGCCAGCGGGAGGAGGAAACCACGGGCTCGTTCCGCACGCTGGATGCGCTGGAAGCGCCCGAGATGGCGCTCCATGAGGGCTCAGGGGGCTTCCCCGCGCCGCCCCCCCCGGCCCCCGAGGCCCCAGCGCCCGCCCCCGCCAAGAAGAAGGGCTTCCTCGGCAGTCTCTTGGGAAAGGCCGAGGCCCCCGCCCTGGCGAAGGAGGCCTCCCGCGCCGCGAAGTCCGCCGCCGCGCCGGAGCCGCAGGGGCCCGAGGACGCCACCCCGCTGCTGTCCCGCCAGCTCGCCAGCGGGCTGTGGGACGGCGCGGGCCCGGGCACGGAGGCCGAGCGCCAGGCCCGCGCCACCGCGCTCGCCCTCCTGGAGCTGCTGCGCCAGGGCATCACCAGCCAGCACCCGCTCCACGGCGCACAGGTGAAGAAGGCGGTGGAGGCGCTGCTCCAGCTGACCCCGGGCCTGGGCCACGCGCCCCAGGTGGTGGAGCTCGCCCTGGGCGTGGCCTGGCTGGTGGCCGCGGGGCCCCGGACGCGCGGGCGGATCGCCCAGGCGGCCCAGCCGCTCGCGGAGCTCAGCACCCGCATGGGCGACGAGGCGGCGCTGCGCCAGCACGTGGATGCCCTCGCCACCCGGTGA